In one window of Syngnathus typhle isolate RoL2023-S1 ecotype Sweden linkage group LG7, RoL_Styp_1.0, whole genome shotgun sequence DNA:
- the LOC133157546 gene encoding galanin receptor type 2, producing the protein MKGGGGGGGTAVNMGVPNVYGLVFACTCGVILGVGLGANLLAFTLFAKSPRRNTLDVVLLSMALADLLTLLLIPFTLHSALSHSWPTSDLSCKVYQFLLALGLAASTYSLCAVSVARAAVVTNPYRPLATDWAVLALALVWGLSVLVSVPLRMFATKESLSPDLVSFTFCLPTVQEHHYQVVLSQFALFYFIPMLVIAFNYARLALFLHKRPVMSASGGRNTRRASLTVFLAAATFSACWLPGYVLELCVYLGLYRHGRAWELFYFTCTLLQYLHPCVNPVLYVLLSKRYRHRRAAWRFRCRGNRVRPQVSSVSAGSS; encoded by the coding sequence ATgaaaggtggcggcggcggcggcggcacggcGGTAAACATGGGCGTCCCCAACGTCTACGGTCTGGTGTTTGCCTGCACGTGCGGCGTGATCCTGGGCGTCGGCCTGGGCGCCAACCTGCTGGCCTTCACCTTGTTTGCCAAGTCGCCGCGTCGGAACACTCTGGACGTCGTGCTCCTCAGCATGGCGCTGGCCGACTTGCTCACCCTGCTGCTCATCCCCTttaccctccactcggccctcagcCACTCGTGGCCCACGAGCGACCTTTCCTGCAAGGTCTACCAGTTCCTTCTGGCCTTGGGCCTGGCGGCCAGCACCTACTCGCTGTGCGCCGTGTCGGTGGctcgcgccgccgtcgtcaccAACCCCTACCGGCCTCTGGCCACCGACTGGGCGGTCCTGGCGTTGGCGCTGGTCTGGGGCCTCAGCGTCCTCGTCAGCGTGCCTCTACGGATGTTCGCCACCAAGGAGAGCCTGAGCCCCGACCTGGTCAGCTTCACCTTTTGCTTGCCCACCGTCCAGGAGCACCACTACCAAGTGGTCCTGAGCCAGTTTGCGCTCTTCTATTTCATCCCCATGCTGGTGATCGCCTTCAACTACGCCCGCCTGGCGCTGTTTCTCCACAAGAGACCGGTGATGTCGGCCTCCGGCGGCAGGAACACGCGGCGGGCCTCGCTGACGGTGTTCTTGGCCGCCGCCACCTTCTCGGCTTGTTGGCTGCCGGGCTACGTCCTGGAGCTCTGCGTCTACCTGGGCCTCTACCGCCACGGACGGGCCTGGGAACTCTTCTACTTCACCTGCACGCTGCTGCAGTACCTGCACCCGTGCGTGAACCCCGTGCTCTACGTTCTGCTGTCCAAGCGATACCGCCACAGGAGGGCGGCCTGGCGCTTCAGATGCCGTGGCAACAGAGTGCGGCCGCAGGTCAGCAGTGTGTCTGCGGGCAGTTcttag
- the LOC133157545 gene encoding shaker-related potassium channel tsha2-like translates to MTVVSQENRDETAAVTPLLEEQECSERVVINISGLRFETQVKTLSRFPSTLLGDPRKRMRFFDPLRNEYFFDRNRPSFDAILYYYQSGGRLRRPVSVPVDIFLEEIKFYEFDEETIELFRDDEGLSREEDRPLPDNEFQRQLWLLFEYPESSGPARIIAIVSVMVILISIIIFCLETLPEFREVPASGQELHVNGSGHGKVKSPFTDPFFMVETLCIVWFSFEFTMRFLSCPSKAAFFKNIMNIIDVVAIAPYFITLGLDLAEHQGSSQQAASLAILRVIRLVRVFRIFKLSRHSKGLQILGQTLHASLRELGLLIFFLIIGVVLFSSSVYFAEAEDPESGFSSIPDAFWWAVVTMTTVGYGDMCPSTIGGKFVGSLCAIAGVLTIALPVPVIVSNFNYFYHRENDEEDRLQFVHVTCGQPQTSSGDERSYREDDSESLTQIQIYTGKLTDV, encoded by the coding sequence ATGACCGTGGTGTCCCAGGAGAACCGCGACGAGACGGCGGCGGTCACTCCCTTGTTGGAGGAGCAGGAGTGTAGCGAGAGGGTGGTCATCAACATCTCGGGCCTGCGCTTCGAAACCCAAGTCAAGACCCTCTCGCGCTTCCCCAGCACGCTCTTGGGTGATCCCCGCAAAAGGATGCGGTTCTTCGACCCGCTGAGGAACGAGTACTTCTTTGACAGGAACCGGCCCAGCTTTGACGCCATCCTGTACTACTACCAGTCCGGGGGGAGGCTGCGCAGACCGGTGAGCGTCCCCGTGGATATTTTCCTCGAGGAGATCAAGTTCTACGAGTTTGACGAGGAGACGATCGAGCTTTTTCGAGACGACGAGGGTCTGAGCAGGGAGGAGGACCGACCTCTGCCTGACAACGAGTTCCAGAGACAACTCTGGCTCCTGTTTGAGTATCCGGAAAGTTCCGGGCCCGCTCGCATCATCGCCATCGTCTCCGTGATGGTCATTCTGATATCCATCATCATTTTCTGCTTGGAGACGTTGCCCGAGTTTCGCGAGGTCCCCGCGTCGGGGCAGGAGCTCCACGTCAACGGCAGCGGCCACGGCAAGGTGAAGAGTCCCTTCACGGACCCCTTCTTCATGGTGGAAACGCTCTGCATTGTGTGGTTCTCCTTCGAGTTCACCATGAGGTTCCTGTCCTGCCCCAGCAAGGCGGCATTCTTCAAGAACATCATGAACATCATAGACGTGGTGGCCATCGCGCCGTACTTCATCACCCTGGGATTGGACTTGGCCGAGCACCAGGGCAGCAGCCAGCAGGCCGCCTCGCTGGCCATCCTGAGGGTCATCCGTCTAGTCCGCGTTTTCCGGATTTTTAAGCTCTCCAGACACTCCAAGGGTCTTCAGATACTCGGGCAGACCCTGCACGCCAGCCTCAGGGAGCTGGGCCTCTTGATTTTCTTCCTCATCATCGGGGTGGTCCTATTCTCCAGTTCGGTGTATTTTGCCGAAGCCGAGGACCCCGAATCCGGCTTCTCCAGTATCCCCGACGCCTTCTGGTGGGCGGTGGTGACTATGACCACGGTGGGCTACGGAGATATGTGCCCCAGCACCATCGGCGGCAAGTTTGTAGGATCCTTGTGCGCCATCGCCGGAGTGCTGACCATCGCTCTACCCGTGCCCGTCATCGTGTCCAACTTCAACTACTTCTACCACCGAGAGAACGACGAGGAGGACCGCTTGCAGTTCGTGCACGTGACGTGCGGACAGCCGCAGACGTCGTCCGGGGACGAGCGCTCCTACCGGGAGGATGACTCGGAGAGCTTGACCCAGATCCAAATCTACACCGGGAAGCTGACTGACGTATGA
- the LOC133157599 gene encoding potassium voltage-gated channel subfamily A member 1-like — MTVVPGDNVDETSAVPGHPQDAYPPPPDHNDHECCERVVINIAGLRFETQLKTLSQFPETLLGNPKKRMRYFDPLRNEYFFDRNRPSFDAILYYYQSGGRLRRPVNVPLDMFSEEIKFYELGAEAMERFREDEGFIREEERPLPEKEFQRQIWLLFEHPESSGPARGIAIVSVMVILISIVIFCLETLPQLKEEPMGHMVTIGNVTTYYKPNILTDPFFVIETLCIIWFSFELIVRFLACPSKPAFFKNMMNTIDIVAIIPYFITLGTELAEDPDAEGVGEQATSLAILRVIRLVRVFRIFKLSRHSKGLQILGQTLKASMRELGLLIFFLFIGVILFSSAVFFAEAEEQDSYFRSIPDAFWWAVVSMTTVGYGDMVPVTIGGKIVGSLCAIAGVLTIALPVPVIVSNFNYFYHRETEGEEQAQLLNVSNSNIPSDSNSSRRSSSVVSKSEYMEIDGDLNNSIDNFREANLRTGNCTIANQNCVNKNKLLTDV; from the coding sequence ATGACGGTGGTCCCGGGAGATAACGTGGACGAGACCTCGGCCGTGCCGGGCCACCCCCAGGACGCCTACCCGCCGCCTCCTGACCACAACGACCACGAGTGCTGCGAGCGGGTGGTCATCAACATAGCCGGTCTCAGGTTCGAGACGCAGCTCAAGACCCTCTCGCAGTTCCCGGAGACACTGCTGGGAAACCCCAAGAAGCGGATGCGCTACTTCGACCCCCTGCGGAACGAGTACTTCTTCGACAGGAACCGGCCCAGCTTCGACGCCATCCTGTACTACTACCAGTCCGGGGGGAGGCTGCGCCGGCCCGTCAACGTCCCCTTGGATATGTTCTCAGAGGAGATCAAGTTCTACGAGCTGGGGGCGGAAGCCATGGAGAGGTTCCGAGAAGACGAGGGCTTCATCAGGGAGGAGGAGCGACCCCTGCCCGAGAAGGAGTTCCAGCGCCAGATCTGGCTTCTCTTCGAGCACCCGGAGAGCTCGGGCCCGGCCAGGGGGATCGCCATCGTGTCCGTCATGGTCATCCTCATTTCCATCGTCATCTTCTGTTTGGAGACTTTGCCGCAGCTCAAGGAGGAACCCATGGGCCACATGGTGACTATCGGCAACGTCACCACCTACTACAAACCAAACATCCTCACCGACCCCTTCTTTGTCATCGAGACCCTCTGCATCATCTGGTTCTCCTTCGAGTTGATCGTGCGCTTCCTGGCCTGCCCCAGCAAACCGGCCTTCTTCAAGAACATGATGAATACCATCGACATCGTGGCCATCATCCCCTACTTCATCACGCTGGGCACCGAGCTGGCCGAAGACCCCGACGCCGAGGGGGTGGGCGAGCAAGCCACCTCTCTGGCCATACTCAGGGTGATCCGTCTGGTGCGGGTCTTTCGGATCTTCAAGCTGTCCCGGCACTCCAAAGGACTGCAGATTCTGGGCCAGACCCTCAAGGCCAGCATGCGAGAGCTGGGACTGCTCATCTTCTTCCTGTTCATCGGCGTCATCTTGTTCTCCAGCGCCGTCTTCTTCGCCGAGGCCGAGGAGCAGGATTCCTACTTCCGAAGCATCCCCGACGCCTTCTGGTGGGCGGTGGTGTCCATGACCACGGTGGGCTACGGCGACATGGTGCCGGTCACCATCGGCGGCAAGATTGTAGGATCTCTGTGCGCCATCGCCGGCGTGCTGACCATCGCACTGCCCGTGCCCGTCATCGTGTCCAATTTCAACTACTTCTACCACAGGGAGACGGAGGGAGAGGAGCAGGCGCAGCTGCTCAACGTCAGCAATTCCAACATCCCGTCCGACAGCAACTCCAGCCGCCGCAGCTCCTCCGTGGTCAGCAAGTCCGAGTACATGGAGATCGACGGGGACCTGAACAACAGCATCGACAACTTCCGGGAGGCCAACCTCAGAACTGGCAACTGCACTATAGCCAATCAGAACTGTGTCAACAAGAACAAGCTGCTCACAGATGTTTAG